In Dolichospermum flos-aquae CCAP 1403/13F, the following proteins share a genomic window:
- a CDS encoding response regulator transcription factor encodes MSEISILLIEDHDLTRMGLKTELQSHSGFKVIGEAANATQGLKLLETIKPNVAVIDIGLPDMSGIELTRKFRRYQTETGQFQTKILILTMNNTEDAVLAAFAAGADSYYMKETSINKFTEAVEATFHGNSWIDPAIASVVLRKMRQGVPGDHQSLDKPKTVKIEALEIEYEQVLETYPLTQRELEILELIVGGCSNGQIAEKLYITVGTVKTHVRNILNKLCADDRTQAAVRALRSGLVV; translated from the coding sequence ATGAGTGAGATTAGTATTCTATTAATTGAAGATCACGATTTAACCCGCATGGGACTCAAAACTGAATTGCAGTCACACAGCGGCTTTAAGGTGATTGGTGAGGCAGCCAATGCGACTCAAGGACTAAAACTTTTAGAAACAATCAAGCCAAATGTGGCTGTGATAGATATTGGTTTACCTGATATGAGTGGAATTGAGCTAACGCGTAAATTTAGACGTTATCAGACAGAAACGGGACAATTTCAGACGAAAATTTTGATTTTGACGATGAATAATACTGAAGATGCAGTTCTAGCGGCTTTTGCGGCGGGAGCAGATTCTTATTATATGAAGGAAACAAGTATTAATAAATTTACTGAAGCTGTAGAAGCAACTTTTCATGGTAATTCTTGGATTGATCCAGCGATCGCTAGTGTCGTATTACGAAAAATGCGTCAAGGTGTCCCCGGTGATCATCAATCATTGGACAAGCCAAAAACTGTAAAAATCGAAGCTCTGGAAATAGAATATGAACAAGTTTTAGAAACTTATCCCCTCACCCAAAGGGAACTGGAAATTTTAGAATTGATTGTGGGTGGTTGCAGCAATGGCCAAATCGCCGAAAAATTATATATTACTGTAGGTACAGTAAAAACTCATGTTCGCAATATCTTAAATAAACTCTGTGCTGATGATCGAACCCAAGCAGCCGTGCGGGCTTTACGTTCTGGGTTGGTAGTTTAA
- a CDS encoding ATP-binding response regulator — MEEPLKILVVENDQVDGLIVSLALTKTGIKMEIDEVKDGSQAFFALIHNHYDCIFLDYHLPNQDSLTLIHKLQSSGIKVPLVILIDSGDEKIAQEWIKLGATEYFIKSKLSPETIAQMLRSAIRIHHTEMQLNLANQQLKESREQLILQQKEFTAQQQHIQEQNLNILEASSLKSLFLATISHELRTPMNAIIGFSQILLRPKFGELTDQQLVMVEKILNNGKELLIKINEILDFSQLESGKLALKPEILDLSAVVSNVVTEIRPLAEAKKLSLLVKTDLENTSVFNDAARLRQILTNLLTNAVKFTESGNIWVEIRETPKNQVTITVKDTGIGIASQDFQNIFAAFHQIDQGISRKYSGTGLGLAIIDSLVGIMGGKICVESQLGVGSTFKIELPRRINLAADLGNVVFSSHQHHFHSVYSPNKALMNYPHIRL; from the coding sequence ATGGAAGAACCGCTAAAAATTTTAGTTGTAGAAAATGATCAGGTAGACGGCTTAATAGTAAGTTTAGCTCTGACTAAAACAGGTATTAAGATGGAAATTGATGAAGTTAAGGATGGGAGTCAAGCCTTCTTTGCCCTAATCCATAATCACTATGATTGCATATTTCTCGACTATCACTTACCAAATCAAGACAGCTTAACATTAATTCATAAATTACAATCTTCAGGGATTAAAGTTCCTTTAGTAATTCTCATAGATTCAGGAGATGAAAAAATAGCCCAAGAGTGGATAAAATTAGGTGCTACCGAGTATTTTATTAAGTCTAAATTATCTCCAGAAACCATAGCTCAAATGTTACGCAGTGCAATTCGTATTCACCATACGGAAATGCAGCTAAATTTAGCAAATCAACAGCTTAAAGAAAGTCGTGAACAGCTAATTTTACAGCAGAAAGAATTCACAGCACAGCAGCAGCATATTCAAGAACAAAACCTCAATATTTTGGAAGCATCCAGTTTAAAATCACTATTTTTAGCCACCATATCCCATGAACTAAGAACTCCCATGAATGCGATTATTGGATTTTCACAGATTCTATTACGTCCTAAATTTGGTGAATTGACAGATCAACAACTGGTCATGGTAGAGAAAATTCTCAATAATGGTAAAGAGTTACTGATCAAGATCAATGAAATTCTGGATTTTTCTCAGCTAGAATCTGGGAAATTAGCACTAAAGCCAGAAATATTGGATTTATCAGCAGTTGTTAGTAACGTAGTTACAGAAATCCGCCCCTTAGCTGAGGCCAAAAAGTTATCTTTGTTAGTCAAAACAGACTTAGAGAATACATCAGTATTTAATGATGCAGCCCGATTACGGCAAATTTTAACTAATTTACTGACCAATGCTGTTAAATTTACAGAATCTGGCAATATTTGGGTAGAAATTCGAGAAACACCTAAAAATCAAGTTACAATAACTGTTAAAGATACAGGAATTGGGATTGCTTCTCAAGATTTTCAAAACATTTTTGCAGCATTTCATCAAATTGATCAAGGTATCAGCCGTAAATATTCAGGGACAGGTTTGGGTTTGGCTATTATTGATTCACTAGTGGGGATAATGGGAGGAAAAATATGTGTTGAAAGTCAATTAGGAGTGGGTTCAACGTTTAAAATAGAATTACCCCGAAGAATCAATTTAGCAGCAGATTTAGGTAATGTAGTTTTTAGTTCTCATCAGCATCATTTTCATTCTGTATATTCCCCGAACAAAGCTTTAATGAATTATCCTCATATCAGGTTGTAG
- a CDS encoding carbohydrate ABC transporter permease gives MKLKNSRIQTLIIYSILSAIAIVMLFPLLWLISTALKSPTENIWQSPPQLLPSQPTLENFSKVWQFLPFATYLYNSILVSVLTVGLNLLFCSLAAYPLSRLSFVGRNGIFIAIVSTIMIPFQIVMIPLYILTVQLGLRNSYLGIIFPSLASAFGIFLLRQALIGVPKEIEEAARLDGSSELGLWWHIMLPAIRPALITLAIFVFIGAWSDFLWPLIVIQDESLYTLPLGVAKLAGTFSLDWRLVAAGSVISITPVLLLFLFLQKYIVPTDTGSGVKG, from the coding sequence ATGAAGTTAAAAAACTCCCGCATCCAAACTTTAATTATTTATAGCATACTCAGTGCGATCGCTATCGTGATGCTGTTTCCATTGTTATGGTTAATCAGCACAGCACTAAAATCACCAACGGAAAATATTTGGCAGTCACCACCCCAATTATTACCTAGTCAGCCAACACTAGAAAACTTCTCTAAAGTTTGGCAATTTTTACCATTCGCAACTTATTTATACAACAGTATCCTAGTATCAGTATTAACAGTTGGTTTAAATTTGTTGTTTTGTTCCTTAGCGGCTTATCCCTTGTCCAGACTATCATTTGTGGGCAGAAATGGGATTTTCATAGCCATTGTCTCCACAATTATGATTCCCTTCCAAATTGTCATGATTCCTTTATATATTTTGACAGTGCAACTAGGGTTGAGAAATAGTTACTTAGGAATAATTTTTCCTAGTTTGGCATCTGCCTTTGGTATATTTTTATTACGGCAGGCTCTAATAGGTGTGCCAAAGGAAATTGAAGAAGCGGCTCGTTTAGATGGTAGTTCTGAGTTAGGATTGTGGTGGCACATCATGCTACCTGCCATTCGTCCAGCGCTGATTACTTTGGCTATCTTTGTCTTTATTGGTGCTTGGAGTGACTTTTTGTGGCCTTTAATTGTCATCCAAGATGAAAGTTTATATACTTTACCCTTGGGGGTAGCTAAGTTAGCGGGAACATTTTCTTTAGATTGGCGGTTGGTAGCTGCTGGTTCAGTAATTTCTATTACTCCAGTGCTATTATTGTTTTTGTTTCTACAAAAATATATTGTTCCTACGGATACAGGGAGTGGAGTCAAGGGCTAA
- a CDS encoding reverse transcriptase domain-containing protein — protein MIRHRENSSESWKTLPWKKFRRNLFRLQKRVYKAVLVGDKRKAKSLQKLILKSTSARLLAIRQVTQLNAGKKTAGIDGQTALSFEQRFELSEKLRTEANNWKHQGLREIPIPKKDGKTRIFKVPTIADRAYQCLIKYALEPAHEVTFHAKSYGFRTGRSAHDAQRQLFNNLNSSANGMDKRVIELDIEKCFDRINHSAIMDKLIAPKSIRQGIFRCLKAGVNPEFPEQGTPQGGVVSPLLANIALNGIESIHRYHEDSKKRITDKTSREKIIEPTIRYADDMVIILRPQDDATEILDKISQFLAERGMKVGEKKTKLTASTDGFDFLGWNFKVQKNGKFRCTPSMDNYKAFRKKVKHIVNNSNYGATTKAEKLAPVVRGWRNYHRFCKMDGSRNSLYHIQHRAFKVFNKETKQNRYTSKQLLDKAFPAVPYSENKHINVKGEKSPQDGDLSYWSERNSKLHNNNTSKALQRQNHKCGHCGLKMLSDEKVHLHHVDGN, from the coding sequence ATGATTAGACACAGAGAAAACTCTAGTGAATCCTGGAAAACGTTACCTTGGAAGAAATTCCGCCGTAACTTATTCCGCCTACAAAAACGCGTGTATAAAGCTGTTCTTGTTGGAGACAAGCGCAAAGCGAAGTCCTTACAAAAGCTGATTCTGAAATCAACCTCCGCAAGATTACTGGCTATCCGTCAAGTAACACAGCTAAATGCTGGGAAAAAGACAGCGGGAATAGACGGTCAAACCGCGCTCTCATTCGAGCAAAGGTTTGAACTAAGTGAAAAACTTAGAACCGAAGCTAATAACTGGAAACACCAGGGATTACGTGAAATACCCATCCCTAAAAAGGATGGTAAAACCCGGATTTTCAAAGTCCCCACTATTGCAGATAGGGCGTATCAATGCCTCATCAAATACGCATTAGAACCAGCACACGAAGTAACTTTCCATGCTAAAAGCTATGGGTTTAGGACGGGACGCTCGGCACATGATGCACAAAGACAACTGTTCAACAATCTAAACTCCAGCGCAAATGGAATGGATAAAAGGGTTATAGAACTCGATATCGAAAAATGCTTCGACAGGATAAACCACTCCGCCATTATGGATAAACTCATCGCTCCTAAGAGTATAAGACAAGGAATCTTCCGATGTCTCAAAGCCGGAGTCAACCCAGAGTTTCCCGAACAAGGAACACCGCAAGGTGGGGTGGTAAGTCCACTGTTAGCCAACATCGCCTTAAATGGGATTGAAAGTATTCATAGATACCATGAGGACTCTAAAAAAAGAATCACAGACAAAACCTCAAGGGAAAAGATTATTGAGCCAACAATCCGATACGCGGATGACATGGTAATAATACTTAGACCACAAGACGATGCCACAGAAATACTTGACAAAATTAGTCAGTTCCTAGCAGAGCGGGGAATGAAAGTCGGTGAGAAAAAGACAAAGCTAACCGCCTCGACAGATGGGTTTGATTTCCTCGGCTGGAACTTCAAAGTCCAGAAAAACGGGAAGTTTAGATGTACTCCCTCAATGGATAACTACAAAGCTTTTCGTAAGAAAGTAAAACACATCGTCAACAACTCGAATTATGGTGCTACCACAAAGGCTGAGAAATTAGCCCCTGTAGTTAGAGGTTGGAGGAACTACCACCGCTTCTGCAAGATGGACGGGTCGCGTAACTCGCTATACCACATTCAACACAGAGCTTTCAAGGTATTCAATAAGGAAACTAAGCAAAATCGCTACACTAGCAAGCAATTACTAGACAAGGCGTTCCCAGCAGTTCCTTACTCCGAAAATAAACACATCAATGTTAAAGGTGAAAAATCGCCCCAGGACGGAGATTTGAGTTATTGGAGCGAGCGTAATAGTAAGCTCCATAACAACAATACCTCTAAAGCCCTCCAACGGCAAAACCATAAATGTGGACATTGTGGATTAAAAATGCTCAGTGATGAGAAGGTACATTTGCATCATGTTGATGGAAACTAA
- a CDS encoding D-alanyl-D-alanine carboxypeptidase family protein, which translates to MKPILQIAAFVTIIIFVSVTLVSVHKVFRDQLILTPQIAKECLTNSSLPCDNSKSSINIPFIPDQKLDDQQRFLATIAKKIPTIPQDDTFEYTLLRSYGTVFINQESGINLPQKVILDNESETKSFQKTMSIALVDGTQECYLQKTAAAALNKAKSLENIPLKSGYAGDCLRNFATNLRFWNKYANSETLARVKAGKETKILGLVAPPGTSQHLWGLAIDLQVSTSTQRQALNENGWFQTVVSDLPHWTYLSQSEDDLPKFGLQQKTIQGIKYWVTPI; encoded by the coding sequence ATGAAACCAATTCTGCAAATAGCAGCATTTGTAACTATAATTATTTTTGTGAGTGTTACCTTGGTTTCTGTCCATAAAGTTTTTCGAGATCAGTTAATACTAACTCCCCAAATTGCCAAAGAATGTTTAACTAATTCCAGCTTACCTTGTGACAATTCAAAGTCATCTATAAATATACCATTTATTCCCGATCAGAAATTAGATGATCAACAACGGTTTTTAGCAACAATTGCCAAAAAAATCCCCACCATTCCCCAGGATGATACTTTTGAATATACTTTACTACGTTCCTATGGAACAGTATTTATTAATCAAGAGTCAGGAATTAATTTACCACAAAAAGTGATTTTAGATAACGAATCAGAAACAAAATCTTTTCAGAAGACAATGAGTATAGCTTTAGTAGATGGCACTCAAGAATGTTATTTACAAAAAACCGCAGCAGCAGCTTTAAATAAGGCGAAAAGTTTAGAAAATATTCCCCTTAAATCAGGTTATGCTGGTGATTGTCTTCGCAATTTTGCCACTAATTTAAGATTTTGGAATAAATACGCAAATAGTGAAACATTAGCAAGAGTCAAAGCCGGAAAAGAAACAAAAATTCTCGGTTTAGTTGCACCCCCCGGTACGTCACAACATCTGTGGGGATTAGCAATTGATTTACAAGTATCAACATCAACCCAAAGACAGGCTTTAAATGAAAATGGTTGGTTTCAAACTGTAGTTAGTGATCTTCCCCATTGGACTTATTTAAGCCAGAGTGAAGATGATTTACCCAAATTTGGATTACAACAAAAAACTATCCAAGGAATTAAATATTGGGTAACACCAATTTAA
- a CDS encoding lipid-A-disaccharide synthase-related protein, which yields MTNSRLQLLVLSNGHGEDIIAVRIIQALQQLSSPPDIFALPIVGEGRAYQQIDISMIGKVQTMPSGGFIYMDSRELMRDLRGGLVQLTLNQIQSIRSWVSSQTKLGNPKAILAVGDIVPLLFAAVSGANYAFVGTAKSEYYVRDEAGLLPRKSKSAWWENFSGSIYHPWERWLMSRGRCRAVFPRDALTTEILKKWRIPAVDVGNPMMDGLQKIFTAQQFYRPDAELEEVIRPLIVTLLPGSRAPEAYNNWEIIMIAVSALTASLRQPDSIFRAAGTMIFLGAIAPGLDCSILSQTLHIQGWRRCDQSPLAISDPDSLTFNQKNAYFILTQQAYNECLHLGDLAIAMAGTATEQFIGLGKPAIAISGHGPQYNPAFAEAQSRLLGISLTLVNQPSQVLPAIQSLLKNPDLLHEIAENGLQRMGRAGAAQRIAECLQEKLNYQPRT from the coding sequence ATGACCAATTCTCGTTTACAGTTATTAGTCTTAAGCAATGGTCACGGAGAAGATATCATTGCTGTTCGGATTATCCAGGCTCTACAACAATTATCTTCTCCACCAGATATTTTTGCTTTACCAATAGTAGGTGAAGGACGTGCTTATCAACAAATAGATATTTCTATGATTGGTAAGGTGCAGACTATGCCTTCTGGTGGTTTTATATATATGGATAGCCGCGAATTAATGCGCGATCTGCGGGGTGGGTTGGTGCAGTTGACTCTTAATCAAATTCAATCTATCCGCAGTTGGGTAAGTTCACAAACCAAGTTAGGTAATCCCAAAGCTATTCTAGCGGTGGGGGATATTGTTCCCCTGTTGTTTGCAGCAGTGAGTGGTGCTAATTATGCCTTTGTAGGTACTGCTAAATCAGAATACTATGTGCGCGATGAAGCGGGATTATTACCGAGAAAATCAAAGTCCGCATGGTGGGAAAATTTTTCTGGTTCAATTTACCATCCTTGGGAAAGATGGTTGATGAGTCGTGGCCGTTGTCGGGCTGTGTTTCCTAGAGATGCTCTGACTACGGAAATTCTCAAAAAATGGCGAATTCCCGCTGTGGATGTGGGGAATCCCATGATGGATGGTTTGCAGAAGATTTTTACCGCACAACAGTTTTATCGTCCTGATGCTGAACTCGAAGAAGTGATTCGGCCTTTGATTGTGACTCTGTTACCCGGTTCTCGTGCGCCGGAAGCTTACAACAATTGGGAAATCATCATGATTGCTGTATCTGCGCTGACGGCTAGTTTACGACAACCAGATTCCATCTTTCGGGCTGCGGGGACGATGATTTTTTTAGGGGCGATCGCTCCTGGTTTAGATTGTAGTATTTTATCCCAAACTTTACACATTCAAGGTTGGCGACGGTGTGATCAATCTCCTTTAGCAATTTCTGACCCTGATAGCTTGACTTTTAACCAAAAAAATGCTTATTTTATCCTGACCCAACAAGCCTATAATGAATGCTTACATTTAGGTGATCTGGCGATCGCTATGGCTGGAACAGCAACAGAACAATTCATCGGTTTGGGAAAACCAGCGATCGCTATTTCTGGTCATGGACCTCAATACAACCCCGCTTTTGCAGAAGCTCAAAGTCGGCTTTTAGGAATATCTCTCACCCTCGTCAACCAACCATCACAAGTTCTCCCCGCTATCCAATCTCTACTCAAAAATCCTGACCTCTTACATGAGATTGCTGAAAATGGGTTGCAGCGCATGGGACGTGCAGGTGCAGCACAACGGATTGCAGAATGTTTGCAGGAAAAATTAAACTACCAACCCAGAACGTAA
- a CDS encoding TIGR04376 family protein: MSLFDDLSRFLESRLEEFLRNNPHLELEALLEQLREQEEDTLKLIAELQLQEKRSQDEILSTAQEIQKWHIRIQKAQAVGRQDLATPAQEREAALLREGNQMWGQMQGLKERINQSQELLRKIQTRRQEVQTKAAEAQTARTKAQTQQKLETETHGWNTSTNSNSNFDDLENTFRRWETQDELECDSLLVESR, translated from the coding sequence GTGAGTTTATTTGATGATTTAAGTCGGTTTTTAGAAAGTCGTTTAGAAGAGTTCTTGCGGAATAACCCTCATTTAGAGTTAGAAGCACTTTTAGAACAACTGCGGGAACAAGAAGAAGATACATTAAAGTTAATTGCTGAGTTACAATTGCAAGAGAAGCGATCGCAAGATGAAATTCTCAGCACAGCCCAAGAAATCCAAAAATGGCATATTCGGATTCAAAAAGCCCAAGCCGTAGGTAGACAAGACTTAGCCACCCCAGCCCAAGAACGAGAAGCAGCCCTACTGCGAGAAGGAAATCAAATGTGGGGACAAATGCAAGGTTTAAAAGAACGCATTAACCAATCCCAAGAACTACTTCGCAAAATTCAAACCCGTCGTCAAGAAGTACAAACCAAAGCAGCCGAAGCACAAACAGCTAGAACCAAAGCACAAACCCAACAAAAACTAGAAACTGAAACTCATGGCTGGAATACATCTACTAATTCTAATAGTAACTTTGATGATTTAGAAAATACATTTCGCCGTTGGGAAACCCAAGATGAATTAGAGTGCGATTCGTTGTTAGTTGAATCACGGTAA
- a CDS encoding IS1634 family transposase, producing MEIQNIDHLGIVAGIIDSIGIVEIINELIGVEKDEKVNAGQVVKAMIINGLGFVSKPLYMFPKYFETIACEHLIGAGVKPEYLNDDKLGRVMDKLFIKGLDTIFFIIALKAAQKFGVSLSTSHLDSSSMHVHGQYNTSLPFVIFESQKVGNNQELEELAVKSPKEITITYGYSRDHRPDLKQFIIEMICSGDGDIPIFLKLASGNQADSSCFGKIAVEYQKQLEVNSLMVADAALYTESNLKMMSELRWLCRVPLSIKAAKSLISTLAESEFIDSTIPGYKLASKIQNYAGIEQRWLVVQSQERKESDLHKLTQKITKAESKAVQDLKKLSQERLACVADAIKALSKLSKQFKYHQIHESTVTQVKSNKKDTSGEISYQISATVSQDESKINTELLSAGRFIIATNVLDSKELSNDSMLREYKAQQSCERGFGFLKDPLFFADSIFLKSPERIESLGMIMGLCLLVYTLAQRHIRNALLESKSTIKNQLGKATNRPTLRWIFQCFQCIHLVTLNQEKHISNWNKDRDFILSLLPDDCLRYYQLVS from the coding sequence ATGGAAATTCAGAACATAGACCATCTAGGGATAGTAGCAGGAATCATAGATTCAATCGGAATAGTAGAAATAATAAATGAATTAATAGGAGTCGAAAAAGACGAAAAAGTAAATGCAGGTCAAGTGGTAAAAGCCATGATAATAAACGGGTTAGGATTTGTCTCCAAACCGTTATATATGTTTCCCAAATATTTTGAAACAATAGCCTGTGAGCATTTAATAGGAGCAGGAGTAAAACCAGAATATCTCAACGACGATAAATTGGGGAGAGTCATGGATAAACTGTTTATAAAAGGCTTAGATACAATCTTTTTTATCATAGCCTTAAAAGCTGCTCAAAAATTTGGAGTATCACTATCAACATCACATCTAGACTCATCATCAATGCACGTGCATGGGCAGTATAACACTAGCTTACCATTCGTAATATTTGAGAGTCAAAAAGTAGGAAATAACCAAGAATTAGAAGAATTAGCAGTAAAATCACCAAAAGAAATAACCATCACCTACGGTTATTCTCGTGACCATCGTCCAGACTTAAAACAGTTTATCATAGAAATGATATGTTCAGGAGATGGAGACATACCAATATTTTTAAAACTAGCATCGGGAAACCAAGCTGACTCATCATGTTTTGGTAAAATAGCAGTAGAATATCAAAAACAATTAGAAGTTAATAGTCTCATGGTTGCTGACGCTGCTTTATATACAGAATCAAACCTGAAAATGATGTCAGAATTACGTTGGTTATGTCGAGTACCATTAAGCATAAAAGCAGCAAAATCATTAATATCAACATTAGCAGAATCAGAATTTATTGATAGTACAATACCAGGATATAAATTAGCATCAAAAATCCAAAATTATGCAGGGATAGAACAAAGATGGTTAGTAGTGCAAAGTCAAGAAAGAAAAGAATCAGACCTGCATAAGCTCACACAAAAAATTACCAAAGCAGAATCAAAAGCTGTGCAAGATTTGAAAAAGTTATCACAAGAGAGACTTGCATGTGTTGCAGATGCTATCAAGGCATTATCAAAATTATCAAAACAATTCAAATATCATCAAATTCACGAAAGTACGGTGACTCAAGTAAAATCTAATAAAAAAGATACTTCAGGAGAAATATCCTATCAAATATCAGCTACAGTCTCCCAGGATGAAAGTAAAATTAATACAGAATTGCTGAGTGCGGGACGTTTTATTATTGCGACAAATGTTTTAGATTCAAAGGAACTAAGCAATGATTCTATGCTCAGGGAATATAAAGCTCAACAATCATGTGAAAGAGGGTTTGGTTTTCTCAAAGACCCATTATTTTTTGCCGACAGTATTTTCCTCAAAAGTCCTGAGAGAATAGAGTCTTTGGGAATGATTATGGGTTTATGTCTACTGGTTTATACTTTGGCTCAACGTCATATTAGAAATGCTCTTTTGGAGTCTAAATCAACAATTAAAAATCAATTAGGCAAAGCAACTAATCGTCCTACTTTACGCTGGATTTTTCAATGCTTTCAGTGTATTCATTTGGTTACACTCAATCAGGAGAAACATATTTCTAATTGGAATAAGGACAGAGATTTTATCTTGAGTCTTTTACCAGATGATTGTTTACGTTACTATCAATTAGTCAGCTAA
- a CDS encoding hybrid sensor histidine kinase/response regulator, translated as MSNLKKDRILSVDDVQDNLDVVRTLLESEGYHVDSATNGQAALDKVAELPPDLIILDVMMPGIDGYEVTLRIRNNPEINYIPILLLTAYNESSVVKGLDVGADDFICKPFETEELLARVRSLLRLKHSIDEQRKMTLQREDFVSRLTHDLRTPLVAADRMLNLFLQEVFGQIPSEMKQPIHVMIRSNQNLLEMVNTLLEVYRFEAGKKTLNFESCNLTTIAAEVVSELTPLAQEKNLILKLDTHELSPTGNNGGIVNGDRLELRRVFNNLIGNAIKFTDTGSIEIRIFETLSPINHLSEVVIEVQDTGYGIAAEDQGTIFERFHQGQNKRSGSGLGLHLSSRIAEAHRGKIEVFSELGKGSIFTVKLPKITE; from the coding sequence ATGTCTAATTTAAAAAAAGACCGAATTTTGTCTGTTGATGATGTCCAAGATAATCTCGATGTAGTGAGAACACTTTTAGAAAGTGAGGGATATCATGTTGATTCAGCTACCAATGGTCAAGCAGCTTTAGACAAAGTAGCAGAATTACCACCGGATTTGATTATTTTAGATGTGATGATGCCGGGAATAGATGGTTATGAAGTTACACTACGGATTCGGAATAATCCCGAAATCAACTATATTCCGATCTTACTCCTGACAGCTTATAACGAATCTAGCGTTGTTAAAGGTTTAGATGTTGGTGCTGATGATTTTATTTGTAAACCCTTTGAGACAGAAGAACTATTAGCAAGAGTGCGATCGCTGTTAAGATTAAAGCACAGTATTGACGAACAACGAAAAATGACACTACAGCGAGAAGACTTTGTTTCTCGTCTCACCCATGATTTACGTACTCCCTTAGTAGCCGCTGATCGAATGCTAAATTTATTTCTGCAAGAAGTCTTTGGTCAGATTCCTTCAGAAATGAAACAACCGATTCATGTGATGATTCGCAGTAATCAAAATCTTCTGGAAATGGTGAATACATTGCTAGAAGTTTACCGTTTTGAGGCTGGGAAAAAAACCCTCAACTTTGAATCATGTAACTTAACAACAATTGCGGCTGAAGTAGTCAGTGAACTAACTCCCCTAGCACAGGAGAAAAACTTAATTTTAAAATTGGATACCCATGAATTAAGCCCAACTGGAAATAATGGGGGAATAGTTAACGGCGATCGCTTAGAATTACGACGAGTGTTTAATAATTTAATTGGTAATGCGATCAAATTTACTGATACAGGTAGTATAGAAATTCGCATTTTTGAAACCTTATCCCCAATCAATCATCTAAGTGAAGTAGTCATCGAAGTTCAAGATACAGGTTATGGCATTGCGGCAGAAGATCAGGGAACAATTTTTGAGCGCTTTCACCAAGGACAGAATAAAAGATCAGGTAGTGGTTTAGGACTACACCTTTCCAGCCGGATTGCTGAAGCACACAGAGGTAAAATAGAAGTTTTCTCCGAACTGGGTAAAGGTAGTATATTCACAGTCAAATTACCTAAAATCACTGAATAA